From one Salvelinus sp. IW2-2015 linkage group LG11, ASM291031v2, whole genome shotgun sequence genomic stretch:
- the LOC111970211 gene encoding ras-related protein Rab-5B has translation MAGRPSRPSGQPQSSKVSQFKLVLLGETSVGKSSLLLQFVKGQYQDFGESTIGAAFLTQIVSVDSAMVKFEIWDTAGQERYHSLAPMYYRGAQAAIVVYDITNTETFVRAKAWVSELQKQASTNMVIALAGNKADWSANRAVEYTDGQGYAADNSLLFMETSAKTAMNVNNLFLAIAKKLPKSEPLGGVAGSAGVRGGPPMDLRQPTQTSPAQCCGN, from the exons ATGGCAGGGCGCCCATCACGACCCAGTGGCCAGCCCCAGTCCAGTAAGGTGAGCCAGTTTAAATTGGTTCTACTGGGGGAGACATCAGTGGGGAAGTCCAGCCTGCTGCTGCAGTTTGTCAAAGGCCAGTACCAGGACTTCGGGGAGAGCACCATTGGGG CGGCCTTTCTGACTCAGATAGTGAGTGTGGACAGTGCCATGGTGAAGTTTGAGATCTGGGACACGGCTGGTCAGGAACGCTACCACAGCCTGGCACCTATGTACTACAGAGGAGCTCAGGCAGCCATAGTGGTCTATGACATTACCAACACA GAGACCTTTGTAMGGGCCAAAGCTTGGGTGAGCGAGCTCCAGAAACAGGCCAGTACAAACATGGTGATAGCCTTAGCGGGCAACAAAGCCGATTGGTCTGCTAACAGAGCGGTGGAGTATACG GATGGTCAGGGTTATGCTGCTGACAACAGTCTTCTCTTCATGGAGACCTCTGCCAAGACAGCCATGAATGTCAACAACCTCTTCCTGGCCATAG CCAAGAAACTTCCCAAGAGTGAGCCACTGGGTGGAGTAGCTGGCAGTGCTGGGGTTCGAGGAGGACCTCCAATGGACCTCAGACAGCCTACCCAGACCAGCCCTGCCCAGTGCTGTGGAAActga